The genome window tactccgtatatgaaaggggcttttcctcctcgacaccccgctccttgcactaaagtttgattctttctcgcaattctactttttaaaacaataaaaaactttagcgtaaggagcggggtgtcgaaaaagcccctttcatatacggagtaatttctgttcgttttaagttttaatgtcgctccttactttcatttaaaaaaacttgtttttttttatttaataacaaggAGAAACTAATAAGAGTTTGGCAGATGACATCGCGACTTCTAGATACCagaacaaaatttacattttaccGAAAATAATCATTTCGAGCTATTcctttaatataattaaatacaaaaaacaagttttttcaactgaaagtaaggagtgacatcaaaacttaaaacccacagaaattacttcgtatatgaaagaggctgcttcctcatcaacgccccgctctttacgctaaagtttttcactgttttagaaagaagaattgagagaaagagtcaaactttagcgtaaagagcggggcgttgatgaggaagcagcctctttcatatacgaagtaatttctgtgggttttaagttttgatgtcactccttactttcagttgaaaaaacttgttttttgtatttaatttctgaacgtttttgaatcaatgcgttttgattttggctctccgcagaggaataatcaaaacgaaatttgaatattttttggaggggggggggctaaatggctttctcataattttgatcgaatgattttgagaaaaaaagagcgggggcgaagcctagttgccctccgatttttggttaatcaaaaaggcaactagaacttttaattttttacgaatctttttattggtaaaagatttacgtagcttataaattagcttacgtaaagaacttttgtattctcatgtttttattacatatatgaggggattcgccccatcgtcagtacctcgctctttacacttaagcttaaattttatcccaattcattaagaatgacccctgaatcacaaaagccgtagaataaatagttgaaattactaaaaatactttagcgtaaagagctaggtatcataaggaggtgagccccttatatgggtaataatttctgtttgttttaagttttattgctgttccttacttccagctgaaaaagctttttcatatttatttttatttttttttttttttaaataatgctagtaaatcctgctctcccttcatggaagttttcttttcccatgacaaattctcgatggaaaattcacccagcatatccccctcttctcaacccctccccccaaccaaaaaaaatcctcctgaaaacgcctgtatacttcccaataaccattactatatgtaagcacaggtcaaagtttgtaacttgttgcccctcccacggggactgtgggggagtaagtcgtccccaaagacatagttataaggttttccgactacgctgaataaaatggctatctcagaattttgatccgttgactttgggaaaataattagcgtgggagggggcctaggtgccctccaatttttttggtcacttaaaaagggcactagaacttttcatttccgttagaatgagccctcttgcaacattctaggacaactgggtcgatacgatcacccctggggaaaaaaaaaacaaaaaaacaaaaaaacaaaaaaacaaataaacacgcatccgtgatctgccttctggcaaaaaatgcaaaattccacatttttgtagataggagctcgaaacttctacaatagggttctctgatacgctgaatctgatggtgtgattttcgttaagattctatgacttttagggggtgtttccccctattttctaaaataacgcaaattttctcaggctcgtaacttttgatgggtaaaactaaacttgatgaaacttatatatttaaaaccagcattaaaatgcaattcttttgatatagctattggtatcaaaattccattttttagagttttggttactattgagccgggtcgctccttactacagttcgttaccacgaactgtttgaaaaaaagggaaaaaaacaaacaatcatcATAGCCAAGGcaactgaaaaaacaacaatgaatgTGAATTGACAGCTTATGatatatactgatattcatCCTTAATGttggaattattttggaattgatgaacttgttgtttttttttcaatattgcgTAACgtgaatgaaaaaaagatacaattttAAAGCGcatcttgtcaaacagttcgtggtaacgaactgtagtaaggagcgacccggctcagtagtaaccaaaattctaaaaaatggaaccaattttggtaccaatagctacatcaaaagaatcgcattttaatgctgattttaaatatacaagtttcatcaagtttagtcttacccatcaaaagttacgagcctgagaaaatttgcgttattttagaaaatagggggaaacaccccctaaaagtcatagaatcttaacgaaaatcacaccatcagattcagcgtatcagagaacactattgtagaagttttaagctcctatctacaaaaatgtggaattttatattttgtgccagaaggcagatcacggatgcgtgtttttttttttttttttttttttttttttttttttttttttttttttttttttccaggggtgatcgtatcgacccagttgttctagaatgttgcgagagggctcattctaacggaaatgaaaagttctagtgctctttttaagtgaccaaaaaaattggagggcacctaggcctcctcccacgctaattattttcccaaagtcaacggatcaaaattctgagatagccattttattcagcgtagtcgaaaaaccttataactatgtctttggggatgacttactcccccacagtccccataggaggggttacaagttcaaaaactttgaccagtgcttacatatagtaatggttattgggaagtgtacaggcgttttcaggaggattttttggttggaggcaggggttgagaagagggggtatGCTGGGGGATCTTtcaatcgaggaatttgtcatgggggaagaaaatttccatgaagggagggcaggatttactagcattacttaaaaaaaacatgaaaaaataaatatgaaaatttttttttttcagctggaagtaagcagcagcattaaaacttggaacgaacagaaattattacctatatcaGGGGCTTACCTCCAcctaattcctcgctctttacgctatagtatttttagtaatttcaactatttattctgcggcttttgtgattcaggggtcatttttaatgaattgggacaaaatttaagctttagtgtaaagagcgaggtactgacgagggggcgaaccccctcatatatgtaataaaaacatgagaatacataagttctttacgtaagctaatttataagttacgtatatcttttacttataaaaagattcgtaaaaaattacaagttctaattgcctttttaattaacggAAAATCGGAGgccaactaggcttcctctcccgctctttttttctcaaaatcattcgattaaaattatgagaaagccatttagccaaaaaaaaaaataaatatacaaatttcgttttaattattcctctgccaaaaaatatttgtatacatgcCTCCCTCGTTCTTTTTTTGGCACAAGCATTGTTTAACTATTccttgagccaaaatcaaaatatacattgattcaaaaacgttcagaaattaaataaaaaaaaaacaagttttttaaatgaaagtaaggagcgacattaaaacttaaacgaacagaaattactccgtatatgaaaggggcttttccttctcaacgccccgctctttccgctaaagttttttactgttttaaaatgtagagttaagagaaagagtcaaactttagcgcaaagagcggggcgttgagaaagaTAAGCCCCTTTCgcataaggagtaatttctgttcgttttaagttttaatgtcgctccttactttcatttaaaaaacttgtttttttttttatttaattttcagcaaAGACCATATTGaattctggtctttagaagtcACGGGGCGCATCAGCCAGAATCCCCTTAGTTTCTTCTCATTTTGAGCTTAACTCGgttctttaatttgttttctgttagttttgtgtttcatttatttattgatggcgTTACTAGGATCATCTGGGCTCGTAGTTGAAACTAGGATTAAAccactttttcttatttggttGTTTGGTTGTTTCATATACGATCAGTCGCACGAATATGTTCCTGAACATCTATAGCTAATAATCAATTACGTTGATTCATATTCAGTCCATAGTCATGGACCTAGTCGACTAGGTCCATTAGCCAATTAGATAATGTAAAACAAAGGTGTAAAAGGGATCGTGCAACTTTACTGGTTAAATTTGACTGACTAGGTCAACTTCACCCAAAAGTGAATAGATACTTCAGAgcccaataattttttttctagacagCAATATAACTTTGAGTCTTCCTTCAATTTTAATTTAGCAGTATTTCTAgtttattcaattttacatATGATGACTCAAATAACCATTCTTGCCAAAAGTAGGCTTGGCTCACTACATGGTCCTTATGACCAAAGCCTTCAATGAAGCAAAAAAAGGGAGTAGCTGGGGCTAGTTGACATATCGTAACCAcatacaaaattctaagaaaatataaaacaagtgaaaataacaATTCTATCAACAAATTTtgttagaaaatacttaagaattataaaaaaaatgtaggtaaaaaaaactgaaatgccctgaaaaattgtattaaaaataatgaataatatgACATTTGTATACATGCCTcccttgttctttttttggcacAAGCATTGGAAACATTTGTTGCTTCGTCCATCAAACTTCTTCCATTATCTCTGTACATTTGATCATTGGTTTTATTAGTGCTTTTATTGCTGGCGGGTACTCTTCTTATCAAACATAATTTTAAACTGCAAATTATCACAGGGACTTGGGTGGGAGCATTCGCTTTACTGCTTGTTCGTACACATGGTTTCCTACACTTTTTGGTGTACTCTGCCATTTCCTGGCTGTCTTTGgaactttttcttattagtttttgtttagaAACACCTTTGTCCTTTTGTCTGAACACTTGAAGAATCGACCTTGATTTGTTTCTGTCCATTATTGACCCATTTGTTTTAAGCAGTCGATTAAATCCTAGTTCCTTTTCGCTAGTTTTTGTGGTTTGGGTAGCAATAGGAGCTAGGTTTTGGTTTAAAGTTTGGCTTCTGGATTTTGAGCCAGTACCTGAATGAAGATTTAATCCTGGAATTATTTTTAAACGGCACATTATTACAGGAATCTTGGTCTGAACTTTCTGTTTTCTACTCGTTGGCATAATTTCTTCTTGCCACTCGTCAGTACACTTTCCCACTTCCTGATTCTCTTTTCcacgtttttttattaattcttgttCACAAGTCTCTTTACTCTTTATTCGAAACACTTGATGCATTGCCCTAAATTTGTTTCTGTCGATTATTGACTCATTGGTGTTATGTTGTTGAATCAGTTCTGCTGTCTGTTCATTCAATTTTGGTGTTGGAGTAGCAACAAGCACTGGGCTTCGGGTTAGAGTTTGGTTTCTGGATACTGAGTCTCTATCCACTTCGACATTTAATTTTGGAATTGTTTTAGAACTACACCTAATCAGAGGAGTTCGGGGGAGAATATTCTCTTTGGTATTTCTGGGTACACTTGGTTTCTGTGACTCATCCGGACAATTTCCCAATTGCTGGTTCTCTCCGCcagtttttcttattagtttttgttgagaatctgctttatttttgttgcataaaatTTGACGGATTGATTGAATTGACGAATTGAATTCATTTCTGTTCATTATCAACTTATTTGTGTTGAGCTGTTGAATCATtcctattttcttttcgttactttttggtGTTAAGGTAGCAACAGCGCCTGGGTTTTGGATTAGAGTTTGGCTTTTGGATTCAAAGTCAGTACATGGATCGAGATTATAATTTGGAATTGATTTCTTTTCAGCTTGAAATAAGGTGGTCAATGGCATTTCCATTTTACAACCTTCAGAGTCAAATACCTACAAACAGAATATTTCAGTTAGTACTTGCAACTCAAAAGAAGTATTGTTTATCAAGGGGAGATGGGTAGATTTAGGCAGTAATTAATAGAATGTGACCTCTGAATGTTATTTTACCATTCAACCCCTCTCCCCCGGCGGAATCGACCGATGCACAAGAATAACATAGGTTAGAAAAATTcgataatatttttcaatttacttcAACAAAGTATTAACATACATGTACCTAATAGGCTatacattaaaactaagaaataacAATCCTCCCAGATCAAAGTAAGTTCTCTTGTACAGTTGttctaatttattttcctttttcttatttcatcTCCTTATGCATCGAAGGAGGGAAATGCTCTTGAGGAAGTAGGGCTTTTTGGTTTTTCTCCAATCAAAAAGGTTTTCAATTTCTCCATAGAAGAgccttttctgattttttttttttctcacccttgtgctgattctaaatatattaaacCCATTAAGTAAAGTTTTGCTCATCAGCAGCTACAAGCTGGAAGAAATTAGTGTGACTTTCGAAAAAGGAGAGAAACGCCAACAAAAAGTCAAGTGATTTAATAAAAATCGCCATCTGATTCAGAAGATCAGGCAATGCTACTGTTGAAGTTTTAAATTCCTATACACAAAACGTcgattatttagttttttaggagaaagatcacggatgagtgtttatttcattttttttttttttttttttgcatgggtatgGAACCTCTTGTCCTAGAAGGTTGGGAGAGAACTCGATCAAACGGAAACCACACGAGTCGGTAAAACCGTTGCATTTATCAACCGAGATTCAGATTTCGGTAAATATCATGTCACTTTTAAACGCTGTTTTTTtaccaaatggaaaattgtggcACCATCGGTAATTACCGACAACTTTTTTActgagtgaccaaaaatatcgaTGGGGGGGATTGtcaccctccaaccccccaatACGCGACGGCTGCGGCCAAAAACCCCTAGGAAAAAAGTATAAGTTTTGCAATTTCCCCATTCTTTAAatttagcatttgttattgggaaataattattttttttgggggggggtgtaaagtTTTCCAAGAGACTGAATTTTatgggaggaattttccagggtaaattttaaaCGACGATGGGGGGTGGATTTCCGGGCGTGATTTGTAAAACGGTTAGagagtaaataaaatattttttcaactgaaagtaaggagcaacataaaaacttaacaCAAAAATTACTCCTGTTATTAGGGGAAATGTCCCTTCCACAGCCTTTTCTCTTTGCGCTATAATTAGACATTTTGTTTAAACTCCTTAAGAAAGACAGTTCATACACAAAAgcagctaaagtatttttatagaaCTTTAGACTTTAGCATTAAAGAGTGAAGATTAAGGAAGGGACAGTCCCCCTAATATCTGAAATGCTTTTGGTTtgtttaagttataatgtttttcattactt of Artemia franciscana chromosome 3, ASM3288406v1, whole genome shotgun sequence contains these proteins:
- the LOC136024886 gene encoding uncharacterized protein LOC136024886 isoform X1, whose translation is MEMPLTTLFQAEKKSIPNYNLDPCTDFESKSQTLIQNPGAVATLTPKSNEKKIGMIQQLNTNKLIMNRNEFNSSIQSIRQILCNKNKADSQQKLIRKTGGENQQLGNCPDESQKPSVPRNTKENILPRTPLIRCSSKTIPKLNVEVDRDSVSRNQTLTRSPVLVATPTPKLNEQTAELIQQHNTNESIIDRNKFRAMHQVFRIKSKETCEQELIKKRGKENQEVGKCTDEWQEEIMPTSRKQKVQTKIPVIMCRLKIIPGLNLHSGTGSKSRSQTLNQNLAPIATQTTKTSEKELGFNRLLKTNGSIMDRNKSRSILQVFRQKDKGVSKQKLIRKSSKDSQEMAEYTKKCRKPCVRTSSKANAPTQVPVIICSLKLCLIRRVPASNKSTNKTNDQMYRDNGRSLMDEATNVSNACAKKRTREVFFPITGI
- the LOC136024886 gene encoding uncharacterized protein LOC136024886 isoform X2 — its product is MEMPLTTLFQAEKKSIPNYNLDPCTDFESKSQTLIQNPGAVATLTPKSNEKKIGMIQQLNTNKLIMNRNEFNSSIQSIRQILCNKNKADSQQKLIRKTGGENQQLGNCPDESQKPSVPRNTKENILPRTPLIRCSSKTIPKLNVEVDRDSVSRNQTLTRSPVLVATPTPKLNEQTAELIQQHNTNESIIDRNKFRAMHQVFRIKSKETCEQELIKKRGKENQEVGKCTDEWQEEIMPTSRKQKVQTKIPVIMCRLKIIPGLNLHSGTGSKSRSQTLNQNLAPIATQTTKTSEKELGFNRLLKTNGSIMDRNKSRSILQVFRQKDKGVSKQKLIRKSSKDSQEMAEYTKKCRKPCVRTSSKANAPTQVPVIICSLKLCLIRRVPASNKSTNKTNDQMYRDNGRSLMDEATNVSNACAKKRTREGSE